Proteins co-encoded in one Candidatus Izemoplasmatales bacterium genomic window:
- a CDS encoding phosphatidylglycerophosphatase A — translation MNRQKNLYSREEMFRICVAKLAERGVQIDDIAQIAFRQQSRWNPAISFQECKDSVEKILSLRDVFHLLLLGAEIDRLTEEKAFHGPIQEILASDLGLFGIDELFGLELAGLYGTIGKTNFGDIDVNKPGIVAVLNDLGKHDGKSCHTFLDDIVGAIAAAASTRVAQVENELEARRDPSIVDQPKLF, via the coding sequence ATGAACCGGCAGAAGAACCTATATTCGCGAGAAGAAATGTTCCGCATCTGCGTCGCCAAACTCGCCGAGCGCGGCGTTCAGATCGACGACATCGCCCAGATCGCCTTCCGGCAGCAGTCGCGCTGGAACCCGGCGATCTCCTTTCAGGAATGCAAGGACTCCGTGGAGAAGATCCTCTCCCTCCGCGACGTCTTCCATCTCCTCCTGCTCGGCGCCGAGATCGACCGGCTCACCGAGGAGAAGGCGTTCCACGGTCCGATCCAGGAAATCCTCGCGAGCGATCTCGGCCTCTTCGGCATCGACGAGCTGTTCGGTCTGGAGCTGGCGGGCCTCTACGGCACGATCGGCAAGACCAATTTCGGCGACATCGACGTCAACAAGCCGGGGATCGTCGCGGTTCTGAACGATCTCGGGAAGCATGACGGGAAGTCCTGCCACACGTTCCTCGACGACATCGTCGGCGCCATCGCCGCGGCCGCCTCGACGCGCGTCGCCCAGGTTGAAAACGAGCTGGAGGCGCGCCGCGATCCGTCGATCGTCGACCAGCCCAAGCTGTTCTGA
- the metK gene encoding methionine adenosyltransferase — MYKYFTSESVTEGHPDKICDQISDAILDAILKDDPDARVACETTVTTGLVLVAGEITTKTYVDIQKIVRKTVADIGYTRGKYGFDADNLAVLVSINSQSPDIARGVDETGSHEQGAGDQGMMFGYATNANPEMMPWPILLSHKLARRLAEVRKTRIMPYLRPDGKTQVTCEFDERGNLVRIDTIIVSCQHAPEIGQETIKADVLKHVIGAVIDPKLIDGGTKIHVNPTGRFVIGGPAGDSGLTGRKIIVDSYGGSAHHGGGAYSGKDPSKVDRSAAYAARWVAKNMVAAGLADEMEVQVSYAIGLPEPTSIGVETFGTGKLPEAELIAIIRRHFDLRPRRIIEALCLKRPIYLQTAAYGHYGRLDLDLPWERLDKVEALKRYVR, encoded by the coding sequence ATGTACAAGTACTTCACCTCGGAATCCGTGACCGAAGGCCATCCCGACAAGATCTGCGACCAGATCAGCGACGCCATCCTCGACGCCATCCTGAAAGACGACCCGGACGCCCGCGTCGCCTGCGAGACGACGGTCACCACCGGCCTCGTCCTCGTCGCCGGCGAGATCACGACCAAGACCTACGTCGACATCCAGAAGATCGTCCGCAAGACCGTCGCCGACATCGGCTACACCCGCGGGAAATACGGCTTCGACGCCGACAACCTCGCCGTCCTCGTCTCGATCAACTCCCAGTCACCGGACATCGCCCGCGGCGTCGACGAGACCGGTTCGCACGAGCAGGGCGCCGGCGACCAGGGGATGATGTTCGGCTATGCGACCAACGCCAACCCGGAGATGATGCCGTGGCCGATCCTGCTGTCCCACAAGCTCGCCCGCCGGCTCGCCGAGGTCCGCAAGACGCGGATCATGCCCTACCTCCGTCCGGACGGGAAGACCCAGGTCACCTGCGAGTTCGACGAACGGGGGAACCTCGTCCGCATCGACACGATCATCGTCTCGTGCCAGCACGCGCCCGAGATCGGACAGGAAACGATCAAGGCCGACGTCCTCAAGCACGTGATCGGCGCGGTCATCGATCCGAAGCTGATCGACGGCGGTACCAAGATCCACGTCAATCCGACGGGCCGCTTCGTCATCGGCGGACCCGCCGGCGACTCCGGCCTCACCGGCCGCAAGATCATCGTCGACTCCTACGGGGGATCCGCCCATCACGGCGGCGGCGCCTATTCCGGCAAGGATCCGTCGAAGGTCGACCGGAGCGCCGCCTACGCCGCCCGCTGGGTGGCGAAGAACATGGTCGCCGCCGGCCTCGCCGACGAGATGGAGGTCCAGGTCTCCTATGCGATCGGGCTCCCCGAACCGACCTCGATCGGCGTCGAGACCTTCGGCACCGGAAAACTTCCCGAAGCCGAGCTGATCGCGATCATCCGCCGGCATTTCGACCTCCGTCCCCGCCGCATCATCGAGGCGCTCTGCCTCAAGCGGCCGATCTATCTTCAGACCGCGGCTTACGGCCACTACGGACGCCTCGACCTCGACCTGCCGTGGGAACGTCTCGACAAGGTGGAGGCGCTGAAACGGTATGTCCGCTGA